The Syntrophaceae bacterium genomic interval GCTCTGCGCCGAACAGGGCAGGGGATATTATGAAGAAATGAGGTCGAAGGTGCGCTCGATGTACCGGGAGCGCTTTCCCAGCCTGAATTTCTTTGATGTAAGCGACATTTATGATACAGAGCGAAGCGACGTTTTTACTGATATCATTCACACAACCCAGGAGGGACGAATGGCCATGGCGGTCACGATCTGTGACCGGATCGCTGCCGACGCCCTCCGGGATATGAAGAGGAAAGGCAAATGACAGCATCGAAAAAGAAAGGTTCAGCGGGGAGGCGGCTGATGTCGGGAAACGAGGCCATCGCCCGCGGCGCGTACGAATGCGGCGTTCGATTCGGATCCGGATATCCCGGAACGCCCAGCACGGAGGTCATGGAAGAGTTCGCCCGTTATGAAGGCGTGTATGCCGAATGGTCCCCCAATGAAAAGGTGGCCCTGGAAGTGGGAATCGGCGCTGCCCTGGCCGGGGCGAAGGCCCTTGTAACCATGAAGCATGTCGGCGTGAATGTGGCTGCCGACCCTCTCTTTACCGCCAGTTATACCGGAACGAACGGGGCCCTGGTGATCGTCTCCGCCGACGACCCATCGCTGCATAGTTCGCAGAACGAGCAGGACAACAGGAATTACGCAAAATTCGCCAAGATCCCGATGCTCGAACCGGCTGACTCGGAAGAGGCGCGGCAATTCATCAAGATCGCTTTTGAAATGAGCGAACGATTCGACACGCCGGTGTTCCTGCGATCCGTGACGAGACTCTCCCATTCCAAGGCAGTCGTAACGCCCGAAGATCCAGTCCCGGTGGAAGACCGCACAGCCATTAACATCAACGCCGCCAAGTATGTAATGGTCCCCTTTAACGCCCGGGTCCGTCGCGTGGAAGTGGAAAAAAGAATGAATGCCCTCCGGGAATTCGCCGAAACGTTCCCTGAAAACCGGATGGAAATCAACGATCCCGAGGTGGGGATCATCACGGCCGGTATGTGCTACCACTATGCGAAGGCCGCCTTTCGCAATTATTCCTACCTGAAACTGGGGATGGTATACCCGCTCCCGGTGGGCCTGATCCGTGAGTTCGCCCGAAAGGTGAAGAAAATCTACGTGCTCGAAGAGATGGATCCTTTCTTCGAAGAGCAGATCAAAGCCCTCGGCATTTCCGTGATCGGAAAAGAGATCTTCCCCTACACCGGCGAATTCGACCCGGGAATCGTACAGACAGCCATTTCCGGTACAAAACCGGAATCCATCTCTTGCCCGGTCGAGATTCCTCCGCGGCCGCCCAACCTCTGTCCCGGTTGTCCACACCGAGGTCTCTTCCATGTCCTGAACCGTCTGAAGACCTTCGTTACAGGGGACATCGGCTGTTATACCCTTTCATTCATGAAACCTCTCGAGGGGCTGCATTCCTGCATCTGCATGGGCGCCAGCATCGGCATGGCCCACGGAATGAGCAAGGCACTGGGAGAAAAGGGGAGGGGAAAGATCGTCGGCGTGATCGGCGATTCCACCTTCCTTCACAGCGGCATCACGCCCCTTCTCAACCTGGCCTATAACAAGGGAGATGCGGTGATCGTCATCTGCGACAACCGGACGACCGCCATGACGGGCATGCAGGAGCATCCAGGGACTGGTTATACCCTGCAGGGGGAGAAAACAAAGCCGGTGGACCTCAAGGCACTGATCACCGCGCTGGGCATCGATTCCGTCAGGGTCGTGGATCCCTATGACCTGAAAGCGACGCGCGCGGTTCTCAAGGAAGAGCTCGACCGGCCGGGGCCTTCCGTTGTCATCTCCCAGCGGGCCTGTGTTTTGTTCAAGCGGGAAGCGCAGGCCGCACGCAAGCCCCTGCGGGTGAACCCAGACAAGTGCATCGGCTGCCGGTCTTGCATCGGCCTGGGCTGTCCGCCCATCGCCTGGCGCAATTTCTCGGAGCTGCCCCCGGAGCAGGTGAAGAAAAACGCCAAGAAGCAGGATGGAATGGCTGTCATCGATGGAACCCTTTGCAACGGCTGCACGGTCTGTCAGCAGTTGTGCAAGGTCGGGGCCATTGTCGAGGAGGACTGACGAATGAAAAGCGAAGTCAAAAGCATTCTCATGGCCGGCGTGGGCGGGCAGGGCGTCCTCCGGGCGAGTGATATCCTCTGCCAGGTGATGATGGATTCGGGGCTGGACGTGAAGAAGAGCGAAGTCCACGGCATGGCCCAGCGGGGCGGATGCGTTACAAGCCACGTCCGTTATGGGCAAAAAGTCCATTCCCCTCTGGCGAAAAAGGGGGATGTGGAGATCCTGCTGGCCTTCGAAAAACTGGAGACGCTGCGCTACCTGGATTACCTGAAACCGGGCGGCATCGTCATCATCAACGATGAAGAGATGAATCCGCCGTCCGTCAACCTGGGGGCGGCGGCATATCCGGAAACCGTGGTTCCCATCGTCAAGGAACGTTTTCCATCGGTTATCGTGGTCAACGCCCCGGAACTTGCCGACAGGGCCGGCAACCGCCGGGCCGTCAATACGGTTCTCCTCGGTGTCCTGTCGAAATATCTAAAAATCGAAGAGAAGCAATGGGAAAAGGGGATCCACGATTCCTTTCCGCTAAAGACCGTGGAAGCAAATATTAAGGCGTTTCACTTGGGGAGGGGCGCGTAGGCCTTTTTCCCGGGTCTCTTCGGCACTTTCTCCGTTCCGACCGGGAAGACGGACATCGCATAAGGCCATGATCGTCCAGGTCGTTCTTGACAAATTCCATGCGATGGCTACTCTTGTTTCAGTCGGAAAGGTACAGGATCAATCCGTTACCGTAACCGATCGGACCTGTACCGGAATCCCCGGCGCCTGAGGAAATCCTTTTCGAACGGAAAGAGAGCGAGCAGAGACGGGACATGGCGGACGACTATTACAAGACCCTCGGAGTCGAAAAATCGGCCTCATCGGAAGAAATCAAGAAGGCTTACCGAAAGCTGGCCCTGAAATATCACCCGGACCGGAACCCCGACAACAAGGCCTCGGAAGAGAAGTTCAAAAAGATCAGCGAGGCGTATGCGGTCCTGAGTGACCCTGAAAAAAAGCAGCAGTACGACCAGTTCGGATCGGATCAGTTCCGCCAGCGCTATTCCCAGGAGGATATTTTCCGGGGAGTCGATTTGGACGAAATCCTCCGCAGTTTCGGATTCGGAGGATTTTCACGTGGAGGTACAAGGACTTACAGGACTTCGACCAGAAGGGGAGGGGGCTTCGGCGGCGCGGAAGCGGACCCGTTCGCCGATCTCTTCGGCGGCGGGCAGGCGTATGCGAACATCCCCCAACAGGGCCAGGACCTGGAATACAATCTCGCCATTACCCTGGAAGAATCGGTTTTCGGCGCGGAGAAGAAAATTGCCGTTCCCCAGGAAGGGAAGGTCGAAGAGATCAATATCCGCATCCCGGCAGGCATCGCCGCCGGAAAAAAACTGCGCTTGGGCGGGAAGGGCTATCCCGGTGCCTTCGGCGGGCCCCCGGGGGATCTCTATCTCCACATCTCTCTCATGCCGCATCCCATTTTTGCCCGTGACGGCAGCGATATTTTTCTGGAAAAGGCCGTTACTTTTACGCAGGCGGCCCTCGGTTCCACTGTCGACGTGCCGACCCTGGACGGTACAACCAAACGGATCAAGATTCCCCCGGGAACCCAGAACAATACAAAGATCCGCATGAAAGGCTACGGCGTACCCCATATGAAGGGCGCGGGGAAGGGCGACCAGTTCGTCAAGATCAGCATCCAGGTACCGAAAAACCTGACGGACCGGCAGCATCAGCTCCTGAAGAAGCTGGCCGAAGAGGGGATGTAGGGAGGACGCGATATGTCGAGACGACTTCTGCTTGCGGGATTGATCGTATTGACCCTGTTTACGGCGGGCTGTGCAGCCGTAGGGCGGACCCGGGATTTTCGTCCCATCGATCCGTCTTCCCTTTCCCGCATCACACCGGGGGTAACAACGGGGGCCGAGGTTATCCGCCTGTTTGGTCCGCCCTCCCAGATAGTCAGGCTGTCGAACGGTAATGCCTACATTTATTCAAGTAAACTGTCTAAGACAACGGGGCTCTGGCTCGCCATCATCACCTTTGTCAACATGGATACCCGCCAGGATCAGGTGGTGTTCTTCCTGAATTCTCAGGATGTGGTAACCCATCATGGCGCATCTTTCCATACCGGCGAGGCGCTTTATGGCCTCCCGTTTTAAAACGGCGTTTCTTCTCATCCTTGCCTGCATCGTCTTCGTGACGGGCTGCTTTTCCTTCCGGGTCATGCACGCCCGGGAGGGGAATGACGTGGCGGATCCGGGGAAACGTTTTCAACCCGGAAAAAGCGGCCTCGGGGATGTCCTTGCCGTCTACGGCGCTCCGACGGAAGTCCATAAACTCGGGACGGAAACACTTCTCATCTACGAAAGGATGCACTATCGCGGCGGTCAAATGACCATGGGAATCCCCATGAGTGACGTCCTTCCCACCAGTATCAATCTCAGCGGCCACGGCGACCTGATTCGTTACGACACGGCAGCCTTCTTTTTTCGGCCTGATTCCGTTCTCATCCGGACTGCCTACGTTCAGGGAAGCTCCTATCCTTTTTGGGATACTTTCTGGAGCGACAAAGCCGGCAGGCCATAATTCTTCCTATCTTTTATTTGTCAGATAAATACCGGATAGAACCAGAATCCTGCCGATATCAACTCAATCGTCATTTCTTCTTTAAGCAGAGTCACTCCGAGAATCACTGCCGTCAAATGTACCTCCGCAATGCCTGAATATATCGTAAACATATTGGATCAGTAATTTGGTGTCGGACCGATGTCGGGCCACCGTCGTCACCCCACACTGAATGTCCGATAAGATATGTTATGTAAACCTGTGTGTATGTTTTCCTGAGTCTGGACTTCGGGGTCGACTTTACTCCTGCAGGTTTCCAATGAGAGATGACTTTGGGGTGGAATTGCCGGTTGTCATGGCACAGGTCAAGATCAGTCCAGTTCCACCTCACCCCAGGCGCCCATACTGTCTGCCACGACAATGACGACGCCGAGGACTCCGGTGATTTGCTGTGCTCTATCAAGACCTTTCTTTATGGTTGCCTTGTTTTGGACGAGATTGCCGATGGAAGTCGCTGCCGCATCGGCCAAGGCAGCAGACGTCGACAAGACGGTTACGGCATCGGCCCGTCCGAGACTGAGGCTCGGCCCGACCGTGCCGGACGACGTGCAAATTCCCAACGGTGTCTGCTCAGGACGAATATTCAAGGATATCCGGTCGCTTAACGGAGATGTGCCCGCAAAGAGGCCGATCCGGACATCCCGATCCATCCTGATGAAGATGTCCCCGCCGTTTTCGATAATGATGTTTTCCGATAAAGGCAGGAGATCCCTGCCCACCCTTTCCGCCATGGCTCCGGCTACAGCAGCCATAGGACCCACGCCGGCCTGCTCGGCGGCTTCCAGCATGTCCCGGACGATCGGCGGGGCAAGATCTTCTTTTTCCAATGGAATCAGAGAATTCAGGAAAGTCGGATGGGACTCGATGTATCTCTCAAGCTGCCTGCGATACTTGTAAACGGCCTGGAGAGAGGGTCCTGTGAGGTCGCGGGAAGCGCTGATCATGAGGTCAGTCTGGCCTACACGGACTGTAAATAACACCAGGTCCGGGGTTGAGATCCTTTGGCGATACGTTCGCTCACGATATTCCATTATTGAAAATGGGTCGTGCCTTTCCCCAGGAATTGTTCGGCCTCGTCCTTCAGAACATCCGAGATGTCCAATCGCGAATCCTGGCCAAGAAAGATCACCGTCTCACATCCATTGGCATGAAGATGAAGGTACCCTTCGTATTTCCCAGGATATTTCAGAATCAGCGCTTTCAGGGTTGCCAGATCGTCGGGCTGGAAACGCAATGCATCGACCTTGAAATGAACGGAAGAAAATGGATGATCGGCAATTTCCGCCAGATTGAGGATCTCCGTTGCCTTGACCCGAACATTTTCCTCGTCCGCATCCAGAGTTCCCGTAACGAGGAGCGGATCCGCCCCTTTCAGCAGAGACTCGTATTGCCGATATGTTTCGCCGAAAACGATCACCTCGACGGATCCTTTTAAATCCTCAAAGGTTACATAAGCCATTGTGTCTTTGCGCTTCGTCTTGATCTCTTTGATGGCGCTGACGATCCCGCCGAAAGAAACGGTTTCCTTGTCTTGCATTCCCTTCAGCGTCTCAATGTCCGCCGTTGCGACCCGCTTGAGCTTCTGTTCGACGAAGGCCAGGGGATGGCTGGTTATATAGAAACCGATCAGCTCCTTTTCATATGATAGCATTTCTTTATGATTCCAACTGGTATTGCCTTCATTATTAAAGCTATCGTTTAATGTGTCGCCGTCATTGCCCTCCAGCGAGTCAAACAAACCGGTCTGTCCCGCTGCCCTGTTCTGGGATTCCCGACTTGCCAACTCCAGGTCATGTTCAAACGATCCCATTAACAGGCGCCGATTTGGATAAACGGAGTCGAAGGCGCCGCACTTGACCAGGCTTTCCACAACCCGCTTGTTGATCTTCCGCAGATCCGTACGTCGGCAGAAGTCCTTGAAAGAAATAAACTTTCCACCATTCTGACGGGCCTCAAGAACGGCCTCCACCGCTCCAACCCCCACGTTTTTGACAGCTGCCAGCCCGAAACGGATATTACCATCCTCGGAAACGCTGAAATCGCTCAAAGACGAGTTTATGTCCGGGGGAAGGACTCCAATCCCCAGAGAGCGGCAATCGTGGATGTAGCGGATGATTTTGTCCCGATTGTCCTTTTCCGAGGTGAGCAGGGCCGCCATGAACTCAGCCGGGTAATGGGCCTTCAGGTACGCCGTCTGGTAGGTAATTACCGCATAGGCGGCACTGTGGGACTTGTTGAAGCCGTATTCGGCGAAGGTCTCCATCTGGTCCCAGATCTTCTGCGCCTTCTGCTGTGGAATGGCATTCTGTTTTGCACCATCGAGGAACTTCGGCTTCTCCTTCTCCATCTCCTCCGGCTTTTTCTTACTCATCAGTCGACGCAAATTGTCCGCATCGGCCATGGAGTAGCCGCCGATGGAACCGGCAATCTGCATTACCTGTTCCTGATAGACGATAACGCCGTATGTTTCCTGAAGGATATCCTTCAACTGCGGCATTTCATAGGTGATTTTTGTCCTACCCTGCTTCCGGGCGATGAAATCGGGTATTTGACTCATCGGCCCGGGACGGTACAGGGCGATCAGGGCGATGACATCCTCGATGCAGTCGGGCCGCAGGTTGACCAGAAGATCCTTCATACCGGAACTTTCGAGCTGGAAAACCCCGTCGGTGTCTCCCCTTCCCAGAAGCTCATAGGTCTTCGGATCGTCAAGAGGCAGGTCCTCAATATTCAGGTGGATTCCCCGCCCTTCTTCCATGAAATGAAGGCAGTTCTGAATGACCGTCAGCGTCTTGAGTCCCAGGAAGTCGAATTTGGTCAGCCCGATGTCCTGGAGGTCCTTCATAGCGTATTGGGTGACCACTGAATCGTCACCTTTTGGACTCCGGTAGAGAGGCACCCGTTCCACCAGAGGTACGTCTGAGATGACTACGCCAGCCGCATGAGTGGAGGCGTGGCGGTTCAGACCTTCCAGTGAGCGCGACAACTGAAGGAGTTTCCGGACCTTTTCGCTTTTCTTGGCCTCATCTTGCAGGCGGGCTTCATCCTGAATCGCTTTGTCGAGCGTTATGTTGAGCACATTGGGCACGAGCTTCGCGATGGCGTCCACTTCGCCATAGGGAATGTTGAGTGCACGCCCCACGTCACGAATGACCGCCTTGGCCTTCATCTGCCCAAAGGTGATGATCTGGGCCACCCGATCGTGACCGTATTTGTCAGTCACATAACGGATGATCTCGTCCCGTCCTTCCTGGCAGAAGTCGATGTCGATATCGGGCATGCTCTTGCGGTTCGGGTTCAGGAATCGCTCAAAGAACAGTCCGTAACGGATCGGATCGATGGAAGTAATGCCGATGGCAAAGGCGACCAGGCTTCCGGCTGCGGATCCCCGGCCGGGGCCGACGGGAATCTTCTTTTCCTTGGCGTATCGCACGAAATCGGCCACGATGAGGAAATAGCCGGAAAATCCCATGTTGCGGATCATTTCCAGTTCTTCCCGAAGCCGCTTCAGGTACACTACCTGGAGTTCCGGGTCCTTGCCGCGGAGCAGGGCCGGCAGTTTCTCCGCCAGCCCTTTTTCGGCCTCCCGGATGAGCAGGTCGTCCAGGGATTCCCCCGAGTCACTCTGGAACTGGGGAAGCAGGAACTCGCCGAACGTAAAGGAAAGCTGGCAACGTTCAGCAATCCGCAAGGTGTTTTCGATTGCTTCCGGATGGCTCCCGAACAGGCGGATCATCTCCTCGGGCGATCGGAAATAGAGCTGGTCTGTTCCGAACCGCATCCGGTCCGTCGTCTCGATGTTTTTCCCCGTCTGGATGCAAAGCAGGACCTCGTGGGCCTCGGCGTCCGAACGCTGCAGATAGTGGCAATCGTTTGTCGCCACCAGGGGAATCGAGCGCTTGCGGGCGATCTCGATGAGGCCGGCATTGGCAGCATTCTGTTCTTCCAGGCCGTTTTCCATGAGTTCGAGGAAAAAATTCCCGTCCCCGAAAATATCCCTCAACTCGTCGGCGGCCCGAATTGCGCTGTCCCGGCCTTCCTTCAGAAGGCGGTCCGCAACCTCGCCATGCAGGCAGGCGCTCGAGGCGATGAGTCCTTCATGGTGTGTCCGGAGGAGTTCCTTGTCCACGCGGGGCCGGTAGTAAAAACCCTCCGTCCATCCCGCAGTGACCAGCTTCATCAGATTCCGGTATCCCGTCATGTTTTCGGCCAGAACGACGAGATGCCGGGCCGTTTCGCCGATCCCCTGGGACTGCCTGTCGAAGCGGCTTCCCGGGGCAACGTAGAGTTCACAGCCGATGATGGGCTTGATACCCGCTTTCCGGGCCCGCTGATAAAAATCGATGGCGCCGAAGAGGTTGCCGTGGTCCGTGATGGCCAGCGCCGGCATTTCATATTCCTTCGCCTTCTGGAACAGATCCGCAAGACGGATGGCACCGTCTAGCAGGCTGTACTGTGTATGAACATGAAGATGAACGAAGTCGGAGGGCATGTATTCTCGATTTCCGGTCATAACACCGGACGTGCCGGGGTTTAATCCAGCCAGTAGTTGGGCGCTTCCTTCGTGATGATCACGTCGTGAACGTGGCTTTCCCGGAGTCCTGCAGATGTGATGCGGACAAACCGGGCTTTTTCGTGCATTTCGCAGATGGTGCGGCAGCCTACATAACCCATCCCCGACCGGAGGCCGCCGATCATCTGATAGATGCTGTCGGACAGGAAGCCCCGGTAGGGAACCCGTCCTTCGATCCCCTCGGG includes:
- the dnaE gene encoding DNA polymerase III subunit alpha; this encodes MPSDFVHLHVHTQYSLLDGAIRLADLFQKAKEYEMPALAITDHGNLFGAIDFYQRARKAGIKPIIGCELYVAPGSRFDRQSQGIGETARHLVVLAENMTGYRNLMKLVTAGWTEGFYYRPRVDKELLRTHHEGLIASSACLHGEVADRLLKEGRDSAIRAADELRDIFGDGNFFLELMENGLEEQNAANAGLIEIARKRSIPLVATNDCHYLQRSDAEAHEVLLCIQTGKNIETTDRMRFGTDQLYFRSPEEMIRLFGSHPEAIENTLRIAERCQLSFTFGEFLLPQFQSDSGESLDDLLIREAEKGLAEKLPALLRGKDPELQVVYLKRLREELEMIRNMGFSGYFLIVADFVRYAKEKKIPVGPGRGSAAGSLVAFAIGITSIDPIRYGLFFERFLNPNRKSMPDIDIDFCQEGRDEIIRYVTDKYGHDRVAQIITFGQMKAKAVIRDVGRALNIPYGEVDAIAKLVPNVLNITLDKAIQDEARLQDEAKKSEKVRKLLQLSRSLEGLNRHASTHAAGVVISDVPLVERVPLYRSPKGDDSVVTQYAMKDLQDIGLTKFDFLGLKTLTVIQNCLHFMEEGRGIHLNIEDLPLDDPKTYELLGRGDTDGVFQLESSGMKDLLVNLRPDCIEDVIALIALYRPGPMSQIPDFIARKQGRTKITYEMPQLKDILQETYGVIVYQEQVMQIAGSIGGYSMADADNLRRLMSKKKPEEMEKEKPKFLDGAKQNAIPQQKAQKIWDQMETFAEYGFNKSHSAAYAVITYQTAYLKAHYPAEFMAALLTSEKDNRDKIIRYIHDCRSLGIGVLPPDINSSLSDFSVSEDGNIRFGLAAVKNVGVGAVEAVLEARQNGGKFISFKDFCRRTDLRKINKRVVESLVKCGAFDSVYPNRRLLMGSFEHDLELASRESQNRAAGQTGLFDSLEGNDGDTLNDSFNNEGNTSWNHKEMLSYEKELIGFYITSHPLAFVEQKLKRVATADIETLKGMQDKETVSFGGIVSAIKEIKTKRKDTMAYVTFEDLKGSVEVIVFGETYRQYESLLKGADPLLVTGTLDADEENVRVKATEILNLAEIADHPFSSVHFKVDALRFQPDDLATLKALILKYPGKYEGYLHLHANGCETVIFLGQDSRLDISDVLKDEAEQFLGKGTTHFQ
- the iorA gene encoding indolepyruvate ferredoxin oxidoreductase subunit alpha — its product is MTASKKKGSAGRRLMSGNEAIARGAYECGVRFGSGYPGTPSTEVMEEFARYEGVYAEWSPNEKVALEVGIGAALAGAKALVTMKHVGVNVAADPLFTASYTGTNGALVIVSADDPSLHSSQNEQDNRNYAKFAKIPMLEPADSEEARQFIKIAFEMSERFDTPVFLRSVTRLSHSKAVVTPEDPVPVEDRTAININAAKYVMVPFNARVRRVEVEKRMNALREFAETFPENRMEINDPEVGIITAGMCYHYAKAAFRNYSYLKLGMVYPLPVGLIREFARKVKKIYVLEEMDPFFEEQIKALGISVIGKEIFPYTGEFDPGIVQTAISGTKPESISCPVEIPPRPPNLCPGCPHRGLFHVLNRLKTFVTGDIGCYTLSFMKPLEGLHSCICMGASIGMAHGMSKALGEKGRGKIVGVIGDSTFLHSGITPLLNLAYNKGDAVIVICDNRTTAMTGMQEHPGTGYTLQGEKTKPVDLKALITALGIDSVRVVDPYDLKATRAVLKEELDRPGPSVVISQRACVLFKREAQAARKPLRVNPDKCIGCRSCIGLGCPPIAWRNFSELPPEQVKKNAKKQDGMAVIDGTLCNGCTVCQQLCKVGAIVEED
- a CDS encoding DnaJ domain-containing protein → MADDYYKTLGVEKSASSEEIKKAYRKLALKYHPDRNPDNKASEEKFKKISEAYAVLSDPEKKQQYDQFGSDQFRQRYSQEDIFRGVDLDEILRSFGFGGFSRGGTRTYRTSTRRGGGFGGAEADPFADLFGGGQAYANIPQQGQDLEYNLAITLEESVFGAEKKIAVPQEGKVEEINIRIPAGIAAGKKLRLGGKGYPGAFGGPPGDLYLHISLMPHPIFARDGSDIFLEKAVTFTQAALGSTVDVPTLDGTTKRIKIPPGTQNNTKIRMKGYGVPHMKGAGKGDQFVKISIQVPKNLTDRQHQLLKKLAEEGM
- a CDS encoding indolepyruvate oxidoreductase subunit beta; the protein is MKSEVKSILMAGVGGQGVLRASDILCQVMMDSGLDVKKSEVHGMAQRGGCVTSHVRYGQKVHSPLAKKGDVEILLAFEKLETLRYLDYLKPGGIVIINDEEMNPPSVNLGAAAYPETVVPIVKERFPSVIVVNAPELADRAGNRRAVNTVLLGVLSKYLKIEEKQWEKGIHDSFPLKTVEANIKAFHLGRGA
- a CDS encoding UPF0280 family protein; the encoded protein is MEYRERTYRQRISTPDLVLFTVRVGQTDLMISASRDLTGPSLQAVYKYRRQLERYIESHPTFLNSLIPLEKEDLAPPIVRDMLEAAEQAGVGPMAAVAGAMAERVGRDLLPLSENIIIENGGDIFIRMDRDVRIGLFAGTSPLSDRISLNIRPEQTPLGICTSSGTVGPSLSLGRADAVTVLSTSAALADAAATSIGNLVQNKATIKKGLDRAQQITGVLGVVIVVADSMGAWGEVELD